A single genomic interval of Pyrus communis chromosome 5, drPyrComm1.1, whole genome shotgun sequence harbors:
- the LOC137734326 gene encoding putative recombination initiation defects 3: MKLKINKVCDLSSISVLPPHTRRPNAVPNGQASQLRSQPSDQSYSQGLSSQHNMFSQLSQNSQCDILTNDQRFGSQERANSAKKVAYLPLSSHARDESQVQISRSSTNLMRKWSSASVLDRECLNSEEFEHRIGVMETSLNKFGMILDSVQSDVMQVNKGMKDVSMEMEVMRQKLMAQDHLLQLMIKGQEDFKTSLDGGIKSISEEVSKITYQDKLQEISLALSALPEKIGATEATLLKSQNKLHESFVKEMQIFPCSRNQSTSIQICEAPSIVPPKGAAYCAIAQGNPQPIKGVWPSGKFKKPRLDSSSAVPPKVGVQAVVVPKIETGGWKSVKVKRSTVSDNGLQKAQKPSRFTSIQQERECTVIIESDEEIDEAFSCLFGEKETGVDMAEEVMEETDRILRRARRRKRKCSNTIIII; the protein is encoded by the exons ATGAAGTTGAAGATCAACAAGGTCTGCGATCTCAGCTCCATCTCCGTCCTTCCTCCTCACACAAG GAGACCAAATGctgtaccaaatggacaagcaTCACAGCTTCGATCTCAACCATCAGACCAGTCATACTCTCAGGGACTCTCATCTCAGCATAACATGTTTTCTCAACTGTCTCAGAACTCCCAATGTGACATTCTCACAAACGATCAG AGGTTTGGTTCTCAAGAACGAGCGAATTCTGCTAAGAAAGTTGCTTACTTACCCCTAAGTAGTCATGCACGTGATGAGAGTCAAGTGCAGATCTCAAGATCTTCCACCAACCTCATGCGCAAGTGGAGTTCCGCTTCTGTTTTAGATCGTGAAT GTCTGAATAGTGAGGAATTTGAACACCGGATTGGAGTGATGGAAACTTCATTAAATAAGTTCGGAATGATCTTGGATTCTGTCCAGAGTGATGTCATGCAAGTAAACAAAGGGATGAAGGATGTTTCTATGGAGA TGGAAGTAATGCGGCAGAAGTTGATGGCTCAGGATCACTTATTGCAGTTAATG ATTAAGGGGCAAGAAGATTTCAAAACTAGCCTTGACGGAGGCATCAAGTCTATTTCTGAAGAAGTGAGCAAAATTACCTATCAAGACAAATTACAGGAGATTTCCTTGGCGCTTTCAGCCTTACCAGAAAAGATAGGAGCCACTGAAGCAACTTTACTGAAATCACAAAACAAGCTGCACGAATCCTTTGTCAAGGAAATGCAG ATATTTCCTTGCAGCCGGAATCAGAGTACCTCCATTCAAATATGTGAAGCACCCTCTATAGTTCCACCAAAG GGCGCTGCCTATTGTGCCATTGCACAAGGAAATCCACAGCCTATTAAAGG TGTTTGGCCCTCTGGGAAATTTAAAAAGCCTCGTCTTGATTCCAGTTCAGCTGTGCCTCCGAAGGTTGGTGTACAAGCAGTTGTAGTTCCAAAGATTGAAACAGGAGGCTGGAAGTCTGTAAAGGTAAAAAGATCCACTGTGAGTGATAATGGGTTGCAGAAAGCACAAAAGCCTAGCAGATTTACTTCCATTCAACAG GAAAGAGAATGCACAGTTATCATTGAATCAGATGAGGAGATTGATGAAGCTTTTTCCTGCTTGTTTGGTGAGAAGGAAACAG GCGTAGATATGGCTGAGGAGGTAATGGAAGAGACCGACAGGATTTTGAGGAGGGCAAGAAGGCGAAAGAGAAAATGCAGCAACACTATAATTATTATCTGA